One region of Mycolicibacterium rhodesiae NBB3 genomic DNA includes:
- a CDS encoding alpha-ketoacid dehydrogenase subunit beta produces the protein MAQAINRALHDAMAADERVFVFGEDVATLGGVFRVTEGLAETFGAQRCFDTPLAESAIVGIAIGMAIRGLVPVPEIQFDGFAAPAFDQIVSHLAKYRMRTRGDVEMPVTIRIPSFGGIGAVEHHSESTESYWLHTAGLKVVAPSTPSDAYWLLRQSISCRDPIVYLEPKRRYWSREPVDTVTPGLPIGRAAVRRTGDDVTVVTYGPLVVTALSAAELAAQHHGWSIEVVDLRSLNPLDFDTVAESVRKTGRVVVMHEGPRTLGFGAELAARIQEELFYDLEAPVLRATGFDTPFPPARLEKLWLPGVDRLLDCVERTMEQP, from the coding sequence ACGAACGCGTGTTTGTGTTCGGCGAGGATGTCGCCACCCTGGGCGGCGTCTTCCGGGTCACCGAGGGACTCGCCGAAACCTTCGGTGCGCAAAGGTGCTTCGACACCCCGCTGGCCGAGTCGGCGATCGTCGGCATTGCGATCGGGATGGCGATCCGCGGGCTGGTGCCCGTTCCGGAGATCCAGTTCGACGGGTTCGCCGCGCCGGCGTTCGATCAGATCGTCAGCCATCTGGCGAAGTACCGCATGCGCACCCGCGGCGACGTCGAGATGCCGGTGACGATCCGGATTCCGTCGTTCGGCGGTATCGGCGCCGTTGAACACCATTCGGAGTCGACCGAAAGTTACTGGCTGCACACCGCGGGACTGAAGGTGGTGGCGCCGTCGACTCCATCGGACGCGTATTGGCTTCTGCGACAGTCGATCAGCTGCCGCGATCCGATTGTCTACCTGGAGCCCAAACGACGGTACTGGTCCCGGGAGCCCGTCGACACCGTCACCCCTGGCCTGCCGATCGGGCGCGCGGCCGTCCGGCGCACAGGCGATGACGTCACGGTGGTGACCTACGGTCCGCTGGTCGTGACGGCGCTCAGCGCCGCGGAATTGGCGGCGCAACATCACGGCTGGAGCATCGAGGTCGTCGACCTGCGGTCGCTGAACCCGCTGGACTTCGACACGGTCGCCGAGTCGGTGCGCAAGACCGGTCGCGTGGTCGTCATGCACGAGGGGCCCAGGACGTTGGGGTTCGGCGCGGAACTCGCGGCGCGCATCCAGGAGGAGCTGTTCTACGACCTCGAGGCACCGGTGCTGCGCGCCACCGGATTCGACACGCCGTTCCCGCCGGCGCGGCTGGAGAAGTTGTGGCTGCCGGGAGTCGACCGACTGCTGGATTGCGTCGAGCGCACGATGGAGCAGCCATGA
- a CDS encoding enoyl-CoA hydratase gives MSDLVLVHVDHHVAVITVNDPDRRNAVTAEISAALRAAVDAAEANTDVHALIVTGAGKAFCAGANLTALGEATEDGLRVIYDGFLAVANCALPTIAAVNGAAVGAGLNLALAADVRIAGPHALFDPRFQKLGIHPGGGATWMLQRAVGPQVARASLLFGMSFDAETAVRHGLALEVAEDPVAAARELAAGPAAAPREVVLATKASMRATANPGFVDSDQHSIAVDTELGPQATSIESPEFARRLEAAKRR, from the coding sequence GTGTCTGATCTCGTACTGGTTCACGTCGACCATCACGTCGCCGTCATCACCGTCAACGATCCCGACCGCCGTAATGCGGTCACGGCCGAGATCTCTGCGGCCTTGCGCGCCGCGGTGGATGCTGCCGAAGCCAACACCGACGTGCACGCGCTGATCGTGACCGGCGCCGGCAAGGCGTTCTGCGCAGGGGCGAACCTGACCGCGTTGGGCGAGGCCACCGAGGACGGACTGCGCGTGATCTACGACGGGTTCCTGGCCGTCGCCAACTGTGCGCTACCGACGATCGCCGCCGTCAACGGCGCGGCGGTCGGTGCCGGGCTGAACCTCGCGCTCGCGGCGGACGTGCGCATCGCCGGCCCGCACGCCCTCTTCGACCCCCGCTTCCAGAAGCTCGGCATCCATCCCGGCGGCGGCGCGACGTGGATGCTGCAGCGCGCCGTCGGCCCGCAGGTCGCCCGGGCGTCGCTGCTGTTCGGGATGAGCTTCGACGCCGAGACGGCGGTGCGCCACGGGCTCGCGCTCGAGGTCGCCGAGGATCCGGTCGCCGCTGCGCGCGAACTCGCGGCTGGTCCGGCTGCGGCACCCCGCGAAGTGGTACTCGCCACCAAGGCGTCGATGCGGGCTACCGCCAATCCCGGCTTCGTCGACAGCGACCAGCACAGCATCGCGGTCGACACCGAACTCGGTCCGCAGGCCACCTCGATCGAGTCACCGGAGTTCGCGCGCCGGCTGGAAGCCGCCAAGCGCAGGTGA
- a CDS encoding PE-PPE domain-containing protein — translation MAGSGRKPALKVAIGGAAVAVTTSLIGVAATQPASISTPLVDLAALIVVGSSTNPSGAGVEDFFGGRFNQPMYTGGNDPVYVNFWEGPAGIQAALENNVDEDRNVVLSSGWGAANASLLLLARDPRFRDNTIFVLDNDVARPDGGFGTRYPWFALIGVNPIPTPSDTGGITVVNTGYEYDYNSNAPGYVLNPFAAVNSLAAYLNTRLNQADIDLPVDQNGQPVDCGANTCAVTENDGVIPCPDARCSSPSRITAYVTKRNDTTYVTYTTRELPLTTLIRSFLGDYIANVTAPLLKWAVDSGYYGGNPIPSDPSAYRPARFIPSIGDFVTALIKLPGAILETLAAIVAPFVPRQAAPPATPMMTTELQSNEQRTEQEPQELTRTVSNGQETTGQTADELKTRQLTTEQANNTKFTTEEQKTQVQKTPETSTPLMNVVRNSLQALPGQPFAPSGDNSTTTDSESVDSEQNSAPQQLTGPATIGDDVTNADPNPGGEDGDPSQSDTDAAA, via the coding sequence ATGGCCGGGTCCGGCAGAAAACCCGCGCTCAAGGTCGCAATCGGTGGTGCTGCCGTCGCGGTCACGACGAGCCTCATCGGCGTTGCGGCCACTCAGCCCGCCTCCATCTCCACTCCTCTGGTCGACCTGGCCGCCCTGATCGTCGTTGGCAGTTCGACAAACCCCAGCGGAGCGGGTGTCGAGGACTTCTTCGGAGGGAGGTTCAACCAGCCCATGTACACGGGAGGCAATGACCCCGTCTACGTGAATTTCTGGGAAGGACCGGCTGGCATCCAGGCTGCCCTGGAGAACAATGTCGACGAGGACCGCAATGTCGTTCTCAGCTCGGGATGGGGCGCGGCGAACGCAAGTTTGCTGCTACTCGCGCGGGATCCGAGGTTCAGGGACAACACCATCTTCGTGCTCGACAACGACGTTGCCCGGCCGGACGGCGGATTTGGTACCCGCTATCCGTGGTTCGCGCTGATCGGAGTGAACCCCATCCCCACACCGAGTGATACCGGGGGGATCACAGTCGTCAACACCGGCTACGAGTACGACTACAACTCCAATGCGCCCGGTTACGTGCTGAACCCGTTCGCGGCAGTCAATTCTCTGGCGGCGTACCTGAACACACGCCTGAACCAGGCCGACATCGACCTGCCCGTCGACCAGAATGGCCAACCTGTCGACTGCGGTGCGAATACCTGCGCGGTCACCGAGAACGACGGCGTCATTCCTTGCCCGGATGCGCGGTGCAGCTCGCCGAGCAGGATCACGGCGTACGTCACGAAGCGGAACGACACGACGTACGTCACCTACACCACCCGGGAACTACCGCTGACCACGCTCATCCGCAGCTTCTTGGGCGACTACATCGCCAACGTCACGGCGCCACTGCTGAAGTGGGCGGTCGACTCCGGCTACTACGGCGGCAATCCGATCCCGTCCGATCCCAGCGCCTATCGTCCGGCGCGTTTCATACCGTCGATCGGCGACTTCGTGACGGCGTTGATCAAACTGCCGGGCGCGATCCTCGAGACCCTGGCGGCGATCGTGGCACCTTTCGTGCCGCGCCAGGCCGCGCCTCCCGCCACCCCGATGATGACGACGGAGTTGCAGTCGAACGAGCAGAGGACGGAACAGGAGCCGCAGGAACTGACACGGACGGTGTCGAATGGCCAGGAAACCACGGGGCAGACCGCCGATGAGCTGAAGACACGGCAGCTCACCACCGAACAAGCCAACAACACAAAGTTCACGACCGAAGAGCAGAAGACACAAGTGCAGAAGACCCCAGAGACGTCCACGCCGCTGATGAACGTCGTGCGGAACAGCTTGCAGGCACTGCCCGGGCAGCCGTTCGCCCCTTCCGGTGACAACTCCACGACCACCGATTCCGAATCGGTTGACTCCGAGCAGAACTCCGCGCCCCAGCAGCTCACGGGCCCGGCGACGATCGGTGACGACGTCACCAACGCCGATCCGAATCCCGGCGGCGAGGACGGCGACCCGTCCCAGAGCGACACCGACGCGGCGGCCTAG
- a CDS encoding HAD-IB family hydrolase/lysophospholipid acyltransferase family protein gives MTSGNGQASQGVRRTMRLPGSVAEIEASPAGPEVGAFFDLDGTLVAGFTGVVMTQDRLRRRQMSVGEFIGMVQAGLNHQLGRSEFEDLIGKGARMLRGNSLDDIDELAERLFVQKIVGRIYPEMRELVRAHMARGHTVVLSSSALTVQVEPVARFLGIKNVLSNKFETDENGQLTGEVLTPIIWGPGKARAVQAFSAKNGVDLAKSYFYADGDEDVALMYLVGNPRPTNPAGKLAAVAAKRGWPVLRFSSRSGASPVSQLRTAAGIASMVPIAAGAIGIGLLTQNRRTGVNFFTSTFGKTLLTTIGVELNVLGKENLTAQRPAVFIFNHRNQADPLIAGRLVESNFTSVGKKELEKDPIVGTMGKIMDAAFIDRDDPQKAVEGLKKVEGLARKGLSILIAPEGTRLDTTEVGPFKKGPFRIAMSAGIPIVPIVIRNAEVIAARDSSTFNPGVVDVVVYPPIPVDDWTHDNLSERIAEVRDLYLDTLKDWPQDELPTPALYTRKTKKKAAPKKAPAKKTATKSTAKKTAAKKTAAKKAPARKAAAKKAAPKGRS, from the coding sequence ATGACTTCGGGAAATGGCCAAGCGTCGCAAGGCGTGCGCAGAACCATGCGGCTGCCCGGCTCGGTGGCCGAGATCGAGGCGAGCCCGGCCGGACCTGAGGTCGGCGCGTTCTTCGACCTCGACGGCACGCTGGTCGCCGGGTTCACCGGGGTCGTCATGACGCAGGATCGGTTGCGTCGGCGCCAGATGTCGGTGGGGGAATTCATCGGCATGGTGCAGGCCGGACTAAACCATCAACTGGGCCGCTCCGAATTCGAGGACCTCATCGGCAAGGGCGCCCGCATGCTGCGCGGCAATTCCCTCGACGACATCGACGAACTGGCCGAACGCCTGTTCGTGCAGAAGATCGTGGGGCGCATCTATCCCGAGATGCGCGAACTCGTCCGTGCTCACATGGCCCGTGGCCACACCGTGGTGCTCAGTTCCTCCGCGTTGACGGTGCAGGTCGAGCCGGTTGCGCGGTTCCTGGGCATCAAGAACGTGTTGAGCAACAAGTTCGAGACCGACGAAAACGGCCAGCTGACCGGAGAGGTGCTCACTCCGATCATCTGGGGTCCCGGCAAGGCCAGAGCGGTGCAGGCATTCTCCGCGAAGAACGGTGTCGACCTGGCGAAGAGCTACTTCTACGCCGACGGCGACGAGGACGTCGCGTTGATGTACCTCGTCGGCAACCCGCGGCCCACCAACCCCGCGGGCAAGCTCGCCGCGGTCGCCGCGAAACGCGGTTGGCCGGTGCTGCGGTTCTCCAGCCGCAGTGGCGCCAGCCCGGTGTCACAGTTGCGCACGGCAGCAGGCATCGCGTCGATGGTGCCGATCGCCGCAGGCGCGATCGGCATCGGGTTGCTCACCCAGAACCGGCGCACCGGCGTGAACTTCTTCACGTCGACGTTCGGCAAAACCCTGCTCACGACGATCGGCGTCGAGCTGAACGTGCTCGGCAAGGAGAACCTGACGGCGCAGCGGCCTGCGGTCTTCATCTTCAACCACCGAAACCAGGCGGACCCGCTCATCGCCGGGCGACTCGTCGAATCGAACTTCACGTCGGTCGGCAAGAAGGAACTGGAAAAGGATCCGATCGTCGGGACCATGGGCAAGATCATGGACGCGGCGTTCATCGACCGCGACGATCCGCAGAAGGCCGTCGAGGGACTCAAGAAAGTCGAGGGCCTGGCGCGCAAGGGGCTGTCCATCCTGATCGCGCCCGAGGGCACTCGACTGGACACCACCGAGGTCGGTCCGTTCAAGAAGGGGCCGTTCCGGATCGCGATGTCGGCGGGAATCCCGATCGTGCCCATCGTGATTCGCAACGCCGAGGTCATCGCCGCCCGAGACTCGAGCACCTTCAACCCGGGCGTTGTCGATGTCGTGGTGTATCCGCCCATCCCTGTGGACGACTGGACGCACGACAACCTGTCCGAACGCATTGCCGAGGTACGCGATCTCTACCTCGACACGCTGAAAGACTGGCCGCAGGACGAGCTGCCCACTCCTGCGCTGTACACCCGAAAAACCAAGAAGAAGGCCGCGCCGAAGAAGGCTCCCGCCAAGAAGACTGCGACGAAATCAACGGCCAAGAAGACAGCCGCCAAGAAGACAGCCGCCAAGAAGGCACCCGCCAGGAAGGCGGCGGCGAAAAAGGCTGCGCCGAAGGGCCGGTCGTGA
- a CDS encoding dihydrolipoamide acetyltransferase family protein yields MSEVRDFLVPDLGEGLEDATITSWSVAVGDTVELNETLCTVETNKAEVEIPSPYAGRITELGGAEGETLNVGAVLVRIATEAPAPVSKRNPVLVGYGADDDMDDSRRTPRPTSTRPRAKPPVRKLAAELNVDLNELAGSGTDGVITREDVLSSAGRSEPTPDMVAVRGVRGEMARRMSLSRREIPDAHAAVQVDGTSLLRLRDRIRERHGDGAAITPFVLTLRLLTIALTHHRDLNATWVDTTAGPQVHLHSAVHLGFGVAAPRGLLVPVVKDAQDKTTRELAEVVGRLIEDARAGTLVPTELQGSTFTVSNFGALGLDDGVPVINYPEAAILGMGSLKPRAVVVDGDVVARPTMSITCAFDHRIVDGAQAAAFLTELRSLIEAPELALLDL; encoded by the coding sequence ATGAGCGAAGTGCGGGACTTTCTCGTGCCCGATCTCGGCGAGGGTCTCGAAGACGCGACGATCACGAGCTGGAGCGTCGCGGTCGGAGATACCGTTGAACTCAACGAGACGCTGTGCACGGTCGAGACGAACAAGGCCGAGGTGGAGATCCCGAGCCCGTATGCCGGACGCATCACCGAGCTCGGCGGGGCCGAAGGAGAGACGCTGAATGTCGGTGCGGTGCTGGTGCGTATCGCCACGGAAGCTCCCGCCCCCGTTTCCAAGCGGAACCCGGTACTCGTCGGTTACGGCGCCGACGACGACATGGACGACAGCAGACGGACCCCACGCCCCACGTCGACGCGACCGCGCGCCAAACCGCCGGTGCGAAAACTGGCGGCCGAGCTGAACGTGGACCTCAACGAGCTCGCGGGGTCCGGAACTGACGGGGTGATCACCCGCGAGGATGTCCTGTCGTCGGCGGGCCGGTCGGAGCCGACTCCCGACATGGTGGCGGTGCGTGGTGTGCGGGGCGAAATGGCGCGCCGAATGTCATTGTCGCGCAGGGAGATACCTGATGCCCATGCGGCCGTTCAGGTGGACGGGACGAGTCTGTTGCGGCTGCGGGACCGGATACGCGAACGTCACGGCGACGGGGCCGCGATCACGCCGTTCGTTCTCACGTTGCGGCTGTTGACGATCGCGCTCACGCATCACAGAGATCTCAACGCGACGTGGGTCGACACCACCGCGGGTCCGCAGGTTCATCTGCACTCCGCCGTGCATCTGGGATTCGGCGTGGCGGCGCCGCGCGGCCTGCTGGTGCCCGTCGTCAAAGACGCGCAGGACAAGACGACCCGCGAGCTGGCCGAGGTGGTGGGTCGGCTGATCGAGGATGCCCGTGCCGGCACGCTGGTGCCGACCGAACTGCAGGGCTCCACGTTCACCGTATCCAACTTCGGCGCGCTGGGACTGGACGACGGTGTGCCGGTGATCAACTATCCCGAGGCGGCCATCCTCGGGATGGGCTCGCTGAAGCCGCGTGCCGTTGTCGTCGACGGAGACGTCGTGGCACGGCCGACGATGTCGATCACCTGCGCGTTCGACCATCGCATCGTCGACGGCGCGCAGGCGGCGGCGTTCTTGACCGAACTGCGGTCGCTCATCGAGGCGCCGGAACTGGCGCTCCTCGACCTCTAG
- a CDS encoding glycerol-3-phosphate 1-O-acyltransferase, producing MQPFTTTDDALVLASVASAAEQELLNDWLEHQRREYPDSKVDVLRLPDGDPPPAVLAQLVAELEADEDRSVVPVRVFWVPGGLPTRSKVVSLISGRDTYRPPELLQRRILRKDPSRARVVAGEPAKVSELRQQWADTTVAENSREFARFVLRRAALAIERVELRLLGPEYKSPRLIKPEILASSRFREGLEQIPDATVEKAGEMLDELSTGWSRFSVDLIPSLGRAIFSRGFDPNVDYDRAEVEAMRGNLENHPAVLLFSHRSYLDGVIVPVAMQENRLPPVHTFAGINLSFGFMGPLMRHSGVIFLRRKLDDPLYKYVLRQFVGYIVEKRFNLSWSIEGTRSRTGKMLPPKLGLLAYVADAYLDGRSDDILLQPVSISFDQLHETAEYAAYARGGEKTPEGLSWMVNYIRAQGERNYGKIYVRFPEAVSMREYLGEPHGPMATDEAAKRLAMQKMAFEVSWRILRATPVNATALVSALLLTTRGVALTLDQLHHTLQDALDYLERKKTPMTNSALRLRTPEGVRAALDALSNRHPVTCVDGGREPVWRIAPEDEHEAAFYRNTLIDAFLETSIVDLALAYSERADGDRLEAFWSQAMRLRDLLKFDFYFADSAAFREHVAEEMSWHQDWESRVASGDADAILRVKRPLIAAAMLRPFFEAYEIVADVLRDSPAEIDEKDLTKRALGLGNQYVAQERVHSNESVSALLFATARQVVADQNLLTPAADLDDRRTAFRDELRAILRDMDKVEQFSREQFYSREVARRSLRSEPA from the coding sequence ATGCAACCGTTCACCACCACCGACGACGCGCTCGTGTTGGCGTCGGTGGCGTCGGCGGCCGAGCAGGAACTGCTCAACGACTGGCTGGAACACCAGCGCCGTGAGTACCCCGACTCCAAGGTCGACGTGTTACGCCTGCCCGACGGCGATCCGCCGCCCGCCGTGCTCGCCCAGCTCGTCGCCGAGCTCGAGGCTGACGAGGATCGGTCCGTCGTTCCGGTGCGGGTGTTCTGGGTGCCGGGCGGACTCCCGACCCGCTCCAAGGTGGTGTCGCTGATCTCTGGCCGCGATACCTATCGGCCCCCGGAGCTGCTGCAGCGTCGCATCCTGCGCAAGGATCCGTCACGTGCACGGGTGGTCGCCGGTGAGCCCGCCAAGGTTTCGGAGCTTCGCCAGCAGTGGGCCGACACGACGGTGGCCGAGAACTCCAGGGAATTCGCACGATTTGTCCTCCGCCGCGCGGCGCTGGCCATCGAACGCGTCGAACTGCGTCTGCTGGGGCCGGAGTACAAATCCCCGCGTCTGATCAAGCCCGAGATCCTCGCATCGTCGCGGTTCCGCGAAGGTCTGGAACAGATTCCGGACGCGACTGTCGAAAAAGCAGGGGAGATGCTCGACGAGCTCTCCACGGGATGGAGCCGGTTCTCGGTCGACCTCATTCCATCGTTGGGGCGCGCCATCTTCAGCCGGGGGTTCGATCCCAACGTCGACTACGACCGCGCCGAGGTCGAGGCGATGCGCGGCAACCTCGAGAACCACCCGGCGGTGTTGCTGTTCTCGCACCGGTCCTATCTCGACGGTGTGATCGTGCCGGTGGCGATGCAGGAGAACCGATTGCCGCCCGTGCACACCTTCGCGGGTATCAACCTGTCATTCGGTTTCATGGGCCCGCTGATGCGCCACTCGGGCGTGATCTTCCTGCGCCGCAAGCTCGACGACCCGCTGTACAAGTACGTGTTGCGGCAGTTCGTCGGATACATCGTCGAGAAGCGCTTCAACCTCAGCTGGTCGATCGAGGGCACCCGCTCGCGAACCGGAAAGATGTTGCCGCCCAAGCTCGGTCTACTCGCCTACGTCGCCGACGCGTATCTCGACGGCCGCAGTGACGACATTCTGTTGCAGCCGGTGTCGATCAGCTTCGACCAGTTGCACGAGACCGCCGAGTACGCCGCCTACGCTCGCGGCGGCGAGAAGACGCCGGAAGGACTGTCGTGGATGGTCAACTACATCCGCGCGCAGGGGGAGCGTAACTACGGCAAGATCTACGTCCGCTTCCCCGAGGCGGTCTCGATGCGCGAATACCTCGGCGAGCCGCACGGTCCGATGGCCACGGACGAGGCCGCCAAACGCCTTGCCATGCAGAAGATGGCGTTCGAGGTGTCGTGGCGAATCCTGCGGGCAACGCCGGTCAATGCGACCGCGTTGGTTTCGGCGTTGCTGCTGACCACGCGAGGCGTCGCACTGACGCTCGATCAGCTGCACCATACGTTGCAGGACGCGCTGGATTACCTCGAGCGCAAGAAGACTCCGATGACCAACAGCGCGCTGCGGCTGCGCACGCCCGAGGGAGTGCGTGCTGCGCTCGACGCGCTGTCCAACCGTCATCCCGTCACGTGTGTCGACGGTGGCCGGGAGCCGGTGTGGCGGATCGCCCCCGAGGACGAGCACGAGGCGGCGTTCTACCGGAACACGCTCATCGACGCGTTCCTCGAGACGTCGATCGTCGACTTGGCCCTCGCCTATTCGGAGCGCGCCGACGGCGATCGGCTGGAAGCGTTCTGGAGCCAGGCGATGCGGCTGCGGGATCTGCTGAAGTTCGACTTCTACTTCGCCGATTCCGCCGCGTTCCGCGAGCACGTCGCCGAAGAGATGTCGTGGCATCAGGATTGGGAATCCCGGGTGGCTTCCGGCGATGCCGACGCGATCCTGCGCGTCAAACGCCCGTTGATCGCCGCCGCCATGCTGCGACCGTTCTTCGAGGCCTACGAAATCGTGGCCGACGTGCTGCGCGACTCACCCGCTGAGATCGACGAGAAGGACTTGACGAAACGGGCGTTGGGGCTGGGCAACCAGTACGTCGCGCAGGAACGGGTGCACAGCAACGAGTCGGTGTCCGCGTTGTTGTTCGCGACGGCACGTCAGGTGGTCGCCGACCAGAATCTGCTGACGCCGGCGGCCGACCTGGACGATCGGCGCACCGCATTCCGCGATGAGCTGCGCGCGATCCTGCGAGATATGGACAAGGTCGAACAGTTCTCGCGCGAGCAGTTCTACAGCCGCGAGGTCGCGCGCCGCAGTCTTCGCAGCGAACCGGCATAG
- a CDS encoding wax ester/triacylglycerol synthase family O-acyltransferase, whose product MSDVPDHDADGLPEELSAFDQILHRGEANPRTRSGIMTLEILDADPDWDQFRRRFDNASRKVLRLRQKVVTPTLPTVAPRWVIDPDFNLDFHVRRIRISQPGTLRQVLDIAEVAAQSPLDISRPLWTATLIEGLEGGGAAIMMHLSHAVTDGVGAVEMFAHIYDLEREAAPQAIPPLPIPQDLSPNDLMRQGVRRLPVTIAGRARGVVTGAAHVVTEAIRDPVSRLGSVVGYAMSGARVLGPVADPSPVLRRRSLSSRSEAIDIKFGDLHRAAKAAGGSINDAYLAGLCGALRLYHEAKGVPIDALPMAVPVNLRSEADPAGGNRFAGVNLAAPIGLQDAEVRIKNIRSQMTSKREERAIDMVGAIAPVISLLPDSVLESMAGSIVNSDVQASNVPVYAGDTFIAGAKILRQYGIGPLPGVAMMVVLISRAGYCTITTRYDRAAINDPDLWARCLLAGFDEVLALGGDGRAEPASFSVDPSEPALTSPNGSALQ is encoded by the coding sequence ATGAGCGACGTGCCGGATCACGACGCGGACGGACTGCCCGAGGAACTCAGCGCGTTCGACCAGATCCTGCATCGCGGTGAGGCCAACCCGCGCACTCGTTCGGGGATCATGACGCTGGAGATCCTCGACGCCGACCCGGACTGGGATCAGTTCCGCCGCAGGTTCGACAACGCGTCCCGCAAGGTGCTCCGGCTGCGGCAGAAGGTGGTCACTCCGACGCTGCCGACAGTGGCGCCGAGGTGGGTCATCGATCCCGACTTCAACCTGGACTTCCACGTCCGCCGCATCCGGATCTCCCAACCGGGGACCCTGCGCCAGGTGCTCGACATCGCCGAGGTCGCGGCACAGTCGCCGCTGGACATCTCCCGGCCGCTGTGGACCGCGACCCTCATCGAAGGTCTGGAGGGCGGCGGCGCGGCGATCATGATGCATCTCAGCCACGCCGTGACCGACGGCGTCGGAGCCGTCGAGATGTTCGCCCACATCTACGACCTGGAACGCGAGGCCGCGCCCCAGGCGATTCCGCCGTTGCCGATTCCACAGGACCTCTCGCCCAATGACTTGATGCGCCAAGGGGTTAGGCGCCTCCCAGTGACGATCGCGGGTCGCGCGCGTGGCGTGGTGACCGGCGCCGCTCATGTGGTGACCGAGGCGATCCGCGACCCGGTCTCGCGGTTGGGCAGCGTCGTCGGCTACGCGATGTCCGGTGCCCGCGTGCTGGGCCCGGTCGCCGATCCGTCGCCGGTGCTGCGCCGGCGCAGCCTGTCATCGCGCAGCGAGGCGATCGACATCAAGTTCGGCGACCTGCACCGCGCGGCCAAGGCTGCGGGCGGCTCGATCAACGATGCATACCTGGCCGGCCTGTGCGGCGCATTGCGGCTCTATCACGAAGCCAAGGGCGTTCCCATCGACGCATTGCCGATGGCCGTCCCCGTGAACTTGCGATCCGAGGCCGACCCCGCGGGCGGAAACCGTTTCGCCGGAGTCAATCTCGCCGCACCGATCGGATTGCAGGACGCGGAGGTGCGGATCAAGAACATCCGGTCCCAGATGACGAGTAAGCGCGAGGAGCGGGCGATCGACATGGTCGGCGCCATCGCCCCGGTCATCAGCCTGCTACCCGACTCGGTGCTCGAATCGATGGCAGGCTCCATCGTCAACTCCGACGTGCAGGCGAGCAACGTGCCCGTGTACGCCGGCGACACGTTCATCGCGGGAGCGAAGATCCTGCGGCAGTACGGAATTGGCCCGCTCCCCGGTGTGGCGATGATGGTGGTGCTGATCTCCCGGGCGGGATACTGCACCATCACCACCAGATACGACCGCGCGGCCATCAACGATCCCGATCTGTGGGCGCGCTGCCTCCTGGCGGGTTTCGACGAAGTCTTGGCACTGGGAGGCGACGGTCGCGCGGAACCGGCGTCGTTCTCGGTTGACCCATCCGAACCCGCCCTCACATCGCCGAACGGAAGTGCGTTGCAATGA